One stretch of Streptomyces sp. NBC_01363 DNA includes these proteins:
- a CDS encoding ABC transporter substrate-binding protein: MPPIRRVPLALIPLLLLPLTGCGTGGEGEAEAAPAADGFPYTVTNCGTKTTFDAPPKRAVTMNQHATEIMLALGLQDRLAGTAYLDDSILPEYRSAYAKTKVLAKEYPSKEVLLGANPDFVYGGYSSAFDKAKGEDRAGLQKDGINTRLNIENCTKGKVGIDQLATEITQVARVFGVPERGEKLIAEERQKITTVEAELKGSAHPSVFVYDSGDSSAFTAGGKGIGNEIVRLAGGRNVFADLDATFGDVSWEQVIKRKPEVVVIYDYGGTTVAAKKKRLLNDPALADVPAIKNVKFAVLPLSSAVLGVRVADAVQDLAGQLHPGTP, from the coding sequence ATGCCCCCGATACGCCGTGTACCCCTCGCGCTCATCCCGCTGCTTCTGCTGCCGCTCACCGGCTGCGGCACCGGCGGCGAGGGCGAGGCAGAGGCCGCACCGGCCGCCGACGGTTTCCCCTACACCGTCACCAACTGCGGTACGAAGACGACCTTCGACGCCCCGCCGAAGCGGGCCGTCACCATGAACCAGCACGCCACCGAGATCATGCTGGCCCTCGGACTCCAGGACCGGCTGGCCGGGACCGCCTACCTGGACGACAGCATCCTGCCGGAGTACCGGTCCGCGTATGCCAAGACCAAGGTGCTCGCGAAGGAGTACCCCTCCAAGGAAGTGCTGCTCGGCGCCAACCCCGACTTCGTCTACGGCGGGTACAGCAGCGCCTTCGACAAGGCCAAGGGCGAGGACCGGGCGGGGCTCCAGAAGGACGGCATCAACACCCGGCTGAACATCGAGAACTGCACCAAGGGCAAAGTCGGTATCGATCAGCTCGCCACCGAGATCACCCAAGTCGCCAGGGTCTTCGGCGTACCGGAGCGCGGCGAGAAGCTGATCGCCGAGGAACGACAGAAGATCACGACGGTCGAGGCGGAGCTCAAGGGCTCCGCACATCCCTCGGTGTTCGTGTACGACTCCGGCGACAGCTCCGCGTTCACGGCGGGCGGTAAGGGCATCGGCAACGAGATCGTCCGGCTCGCCGGGGGCCGGAACGTCTTCGCGGACCTCGACGCCACCTTCGGCGACGTGTCCTGGGAGCAGGTCATCAAGCGCAAGCCCGAGGTGGTCGTGATCTACGACTACGGAGGCACAACGGTGGCGGCCAAGAAGAAGCGGCTGCTGAACGATCCGGCACTCGCGGACGTGCCGGCGATCAAGAACGTGAAGTTCGCGGTGCTCCCGCTGTCCTCGGCCGTGCTCGGTGTCCGGGTCGCCGACGCCGTACAGGACCTGGCCGGGCAGTTGCATCCCGGCACTCCGTGA